In Triticum urartu cultivar G1812 chromosome 6, Tu2.1, whole genome shotgun sequence, the following proteins share a genomic window:
- the LOC125517587 gene encoding uncharacterized protein LOC125517587 — translation MRTKVIKADTIDVAVDRILVELGKDTTSSRENAIYFDGWDGLGASAVLQAVAKRLGVSNEPSTRPAGLEFEKIIHIDCSKWESRRAMQRKIAEQLNLPNWVMEMFDKQDELDDINGLDEGSRTEIAQVVREIYQTTQNRRFLVILHNGGNEEIDIFNFGLSLYGYANSKMLWTFRGRFRLDPKMTDNVKSTTTHVLVSASRYLRDPQELWSYLVHHEAAQLSCYKHSHIFIDSAIAAECVLYMLKQCCIGSHIVDYDWAIHTSNYWVCNGIIPLTDIDKAWKFGDVVRHEVRLLNNDNRLSNDESTVMLSSHLTKSAERMPYCISTATCGFVQSRFSVILENMFQHSHGLRVLKLSWCTFNFSSPPFLYYHSLRFLWLEHCQDDLTRITTNHHYTDADKEQDELDNNNTARSCSCFQNLWVLDLRYTDCDQILSARVMDLMTQLRELNVMGAENWDMSHLRGRLSNIRKLRVTKSTCFFNNNMLSEMESMELLDFSGNHITQGMACLSGPASNGSLKSVIIDGCEGLKNISFRGCKELANVLLKGLLRGLEEMELSGTRVKILNLGGVQYAPKRIVLLGSEKLRAILWPKNMIDGWRENWPRVVHIDTTSPSTSAYGGEAPLAHPQADPSLHQRKEEMFKGGWQISVTDTRLLRSLCPLSISVLDKSSLHIDICAAANIQGTSCYELVQVQPHTSTIMDSKYKDVLKNGPVADLMVSDCPKIYIRELEYTVMIKVLMEDNKLLEDASGASTNALLFPYCIHCRATSMHMYDNASITSISVPEQGWRKLGWCRVERCPKLDTVFTVPRYSRYTFGYLETFWASQLLSARYIWDMRVEAYFFNLKFLHLDYCPMLVHVLPLCPGDWTGLSGFPLCPGDWTGLSGLETLEIVYCGDLTEVFPLSPELQEQDKIKELPKLRRIHLHELPVLQRICGRRMFAPKLETIKIRGCWSLRRLPAVARDTKPPKVDCEKEWWDNLEWDGLEENHHPSLYEPTHSLYYKKAQLPRGTVLR, via the exons ATGCGTACAAAG GTTATCAAGGCGGACACCATTGATGTGGCCGTCGACAGGATTCTCGTTGAACTTGGGAAAGACACTACAAGCAGCAGAGAGAATGCCATCTACTTTGATGGCTGGGATGGTCTTGGGGCATCTGCCGTCCTGCAAGCCGTAGCCAAACGTCTTGGAGTATCAAATGAGCCGTCGACAAGGCCTGCAGGGCTGGAGTTTGAGAAAATCATCCACATTGACTGCTCAAAGTGGGAAAGCAGAAGAGCAATGCAGAGGAAAATAGCAGAGCAGCTGAACCTTCCCAATTGGGTGATGGAGATGTTTGacaagcaagatgagctagaTGATATTAATGGGTTAGATGAGGGCTCCCGAACTGAGATAGCACAAGTTGTCAGAGAGATCTATCAAACCACACAGAATCGGAGATTCTTGGTGATTCTGCATAATGGAGGCAATGAGGAGATTGATATATTCAATTTTGGCCTTTCTCTATATGGATATGCCAATAGCAAGATGCTGTGGACTTTCCGAGGGAGGTTTCGGCTTGACCCCAAGATGACAGACAATGTGAAGAGCACAACAACACATGTTCTTGTTTCAGCTTCAAGATATTTGCGAGATCCACAAGAGCTTTGGTCTTATCTAGTTCACCATGAGGCTGCACAACTTTCCTGCTATAAGCATAGCCATATCTTCATTGATTCAGCGATTGCTGCTGAGTGTGTCTTGTATATGCTGAAACAGTGCTGCATCGGCTCTCACATCGTTGACTACGACTGGGCTATACACACCAGTAATTATTGGGTATGCAATGGGATCATCCCATTGACAGACATTGACAAGGCATGGAAATTTGGTGATGTTGTACGGCATGAGGTACGGTTGTTGAACAATGACAATCGACTTAGTAATGATGAATCAACAGTAATGCTATCCTCTCACCTGACAAAGTCAGCTGAGCGCATGCCATACTGTATTTCAACAGCAACTTGTGGATTTGTACAGAGCCGCTTCAGTGTTATTCTCGAAAACATGTTCCAACACTCGCACGGGCTCCGCGTGCTCAAGCTCTCATGGTGCACCTTCAATTTCTCATCGCCTCCATTCCTCTATTACCATAGCTTGAGGTTCCTGTGGCTTGAGCACTGCCAAGACGATCTAACAAGAATTACCACAAATCATCACTACACAGATGCAGACAAAGAGCAGGATGAGTTGGACAACAACAACACCGCTAGATCGTGCTCATGCTTTCAAAACTTGTGGGTGCTTGACCTGCGGTACACAGATTGTGATCAGATCTTGTCAGCAAGGGTGATGGATCTCATGACCCAGCTCAGGGAGCTAAATGTGATGGGTGCTGAAAATTGGGACATGAGCCATTTGCGAGGACGGCTGTCTAACATTCGCAAGCTCCGGGTAACAAAGTCCACCTGCTTCTTCAACAACAACATGTTGTCAGAGATGGAAAGCATGGAGCTTCTTGATTTTTCGGGAAATCACATCACACAAGGCATGGCATGCTTATCTGGGCCAGCAAGCAACGGTAGCCTTAAGAGTGTCATTATTGATGGATGTGAGGGGTTGAAAAATATCTCTTTTAGGGGATGCAAAGAATTGGCAAACGTGTTGTTGAAAGGATTATTGAGGGGTCTCGAGGAGATGGAACTCTCAGGCACAAGAGTAAAAATCCTCAACCTTGGAGGAGTGCAATACGCCCCCAAGCGGATCGTCCTGCTAGGCTCTGAGAAGCTCCGTGCAATATTGTGGCCAAAGAATATGATAGATGGTTGGCGAGAAAACTGGCCGAGAGTGGTGCACATTGACACAACCTCACCATCAACATCAGCTTATGGTGGGGAGGCACCACTTGCACATCCACAAGCTGATCCATCCCTCCACCAGCGGAAAGAAGAAATGTTTAAGGGTGGATGGCAGATTTCTGTTACGGACACTCGGCTCCTTAGGTCCCTTTGCCCCTTAAGCATAAGTGTTTTAGATAAGTCATCCTTACATATTGATATATGTGCTGCAGCAAACATCCAAGGAACAAGCTGCTACGAACTAGTGCAAGTACAACCGCATACAAGTACCATAATGGACTCCAAGTACAAAGATGTACTGAAGAATGGCCCAGTTGCAGATTTGATGGTGTCAGACTGCCCCAAGATTTACATTCGTGAACTTGAATATACAGTTATGATAAAGGTGCTCATGGAGGACAACAAACTTTTGGAGGATGCTTCAGGTGCTAGTACTAACGCATTATTATTTCCTTACTGTATACATTGTCGGGCTACATCTATGCACATGTATGATAACGCCTCCATCACCAGTATCTCCGTGCCTGAACAAGGATGGCGTAAGCTAGGATGGTGTCGGGTGGAAAGGTGCCCCAAGTTGGACACAGTCTTTACTGTTCCCCGGTACAGCAGATACACCTTTGGTTATCTGGAGACATTCTGGGCATCCCAACTCCTCTCTGCACGCTACATCTGGGACATGCGAGTTGAAGCATACTTTTTCAACCTGAAGTTCTTACACCTGGACTACTGCCCCATGCTCGTACATGTACTCCCCTTATGCCCGGGCGATTGGACAGGGTTGAGTGGATTCCCCTTATGCCCGGGCGATTGGACAGGGTTGAGTGGTTTGGAAACCCTTGAGATAGTCTACTGTGGTGATCTCACGGAGGTATTCCCTTTGAGCCCTGAGCTTCAAGAGCAGGATAAAATTAAAGAACTTCCCAAGCTGAGGCGAATACACCTGCATGAGCTCCCCGTGCTGCAGCGCATCTGTGGACGCAGGATGTTTGCGCCTAAACTCGAGACTATCAAGATCAGGGGCTGCTGGAGCCTTAGGCGCCTGCCTGCCGTTGCCCGTGACACCAAGCCGCCCAAGGTGGACTGCGAGAAGGAATGGTGGGACAACCTGGAGTGGGATGGGTTGGAGGAGAACCACCATCCTTCCCTCTACGAGCCAACCCACTCACTGTACTACAAGAAGGCCCAGTTGCCCAGAGGCACCGTACTCAG GTAA